One Azospirillum sp. TSA2s genomic region harbors:
- a CDS encoding peptidoglycan -binding protein, with translation MASISRRNGHRDASAWPGWVDALSSLVMVVIFLLMVFVVAQFYLATALTGRDEQLTALNHKIAEMNDLLAMERDANADLRVNITQLSTELQTSVAARDDMTLSLSQLQEDRDRTARTLEELQRNVRVDRETLDLKLKEILSLQNDIKALREARQKLEGEFAAAVAAAKLTEQQRQALLAELGTTRDRAKALESELASATEKTMLAQKEIDQRDIRLKALESQLADSRSQAQKDIDQRDLRIRDLMASLTGEKAEGTKSKQQIDLLNQQLLALREQLARIGAALEASEKSSAEQKVQIAELGARLNQALAAKVQDLARYKSEFFGRVREALGNRPDVKIVGDRFVFQSELLFPSGSATLEEAGKQRLADLAHTLLEIGKAIPPDINWVLRVDGHTDIKPVRFQFASNWELSSARAISVVKFLIDQGIPPERLAAAAFGEFQPIDPGTSDEALAKNRRIEIKLDQR, from the coding sequence ATGGCCAGCATCAGCCGCCGCAACGGCCACCGCGACGCCAGCGCTTGGCCCGGCTGGGTCGACGCTCTGTCGTCGCTGGTGATGGTCGTCATCTTCCTGCTGATGGTCTTCGTCGTGGCGCAGTTCTACCTCGCCACCGCCCTGACCGGCCGGGACGAGCAGCTGACCGCGCTGAACCATAAGATCGCGGAGATGAACGACCTGCTGGCGATGGAGCGGGATGCCAACGCCGACCTGCGCGTCAACATCACCCAGCTGTCGACCGAATTGCAGACCTCCGTCGCCGCCCGTGACGACATGACCCTGTCGCTGAGCCAGCTTCAGGAGGACCGCGACCGCACCGCCCGCACGCTGGAGGAACTGCAGCGCAACGTCCGCGTCGACCGCGAGACGCTCGACCTGAAGCTGAAGGAAATCCTCAGCCTTCAGAACGACATCAAGGCGTTGCGTGAGGCCCGGCAGAAGCTGGAGGGCGAGTTTGCCGCCGCCGTCGCCGCCGCCAAGCTGACCGAACAGCAACGCCAAGCCCTGTTGGCCGAACTCGGCACCACCCGCGACCGCGCCAAGGCGCTGGAGTCGGAACTTGCCTCCGCCACCGAGAAGACGATGCTGGCGCAGAAGGAGATCGACCAGCGCGACATCCGGCTGAAGGCGCTGGAATCGCAGCTGGCCGATAGCCGCAGCCAAGCCCAGAAGGATATCGACCAGCGCGACCTGCGCATCCGCGACCTGATGGCTTCCCTCACCGGCGAGAAGGCGGAGGGGACCAAGAGCAAGCAGCAGATCGACCTGCTGAACCAGCAGCTTCTGGCCCTGCGTGAACAGCTCGCCCGCATCGGCGCGGCGTTGGAAGCGTCGGAAAAGTCCTCGGCCGAACAGAAGGTGCAGATCGCGGAACTGGGCGCCCGGCTCAATCAGGCGCTCGCCGCCAAGGTCCAGGACCTCGCGCGCTACAAGTCGGAGTTCTTCGGCCGCGTCCGCGAGGCGCTGGGCAATCGGCCTGACGTGAAGATCGTCGGCGACCGCTTCGTCTTTCAGTCGGAACTGCTGTTCCCGTCGGGCTCGGCGACGCTGGAAGAGGCCGGCAAGCAACGGTTGGCCGACCTTGCCCACACCCTGCTCGAGATCGGCAAGGCGATCCCGCCCGACATCAATTGGGTTCTGCGGGTGGATGGCCACACCGACATCAAGCCGGTGCGCTTCCAGTTCGCCTCCAACTGGGAACTGTCGTCCGCCCGCGCCATCTCGGTGGTCAAGTTCCTGATCGACCAGGGCATTCCGCCCGAACGGCTGGCCGCCGCAGCCTTCGGCGAGTT